The following DNA comes from Polyangiaceae bacterium.
AGCCGTACACCGTCTGCGCTGCCAAAAGCAGCGCCGTGTCGCGATGCAGTCCGACCTTCACGCCGCCGTCGGCCAACGCCTCGATCATCAGCATGATGTAGGCGGGCCCGCTGCCCGAGAGACCCGTCACGGCGTCGATCAGCGATTCGTCCAAGACCACGGTGCGCCCTACGGAATCGAACAGCGCGCGGGCCAGCTCGACGTCTTCGTCCGTGGCATGGGCGCCGGGTGCGATTCCAGTCGCGCCGGCCTGGACGATGGCGGCGGTGTTGGGCATGGCGCGCACGACGCGAACACCGCTGTGGAGTCGCGACTCGATGGACTGGATGGGAACGCCCGCGGCAATGCTGATCACCAGCGTATCCGGGCGTACACGCTCGCCGATCTGTTCCAGTACGCGATCCACGACCTGGGGTTTCACCGCCAACACCAGGATGTCTGCCCAGTCCACCAGCGCCAGGTTGTCGCTGGTCACGGTGATCCCGTGCTCTTTCGCCAACTCGTCGAGGCGGTCCTTGTGCACGTCGCTGGCTCGGATCTGGTCGCCAGCAACGTCGTGCGAGTTCAAGAGGCCGCGCACCAAAGCCCCAGCCATGTTGCCAGCCCCCAAGAACCCAATCCGTCGTGTGTTCATCGTCAGTCTCCGCCGCGACGCTATCACGGGCCGAGCAGAAGAGTGCGCAGGGCGCGGGCGTCGCGAGTCCAGGCAACGTCTGGATGCGGCTGCAGCGGGGGCTCCGGCGAGAAGTAGACGGCGCGACAGCCTGCGTCCAGCGCGCCCCGCACGTCCGCCTCCCAGGAATCGCCAATGTGGCAGATCTGGTGAACCTCTACCTGCAGCCGTTCCGCGGCGTGGCGAAATATCCGTGGGTCCGGCTTCTCGATTCCGAGCTTGCCCGAGTCGGTGATATCCAAGAACGCCTCGCGCTTTCCCAGCTCTTCCACCAACTCCGCAAGGTGGCCTTCGGAGTTGGAAAGGATGCCGACACGCGCGCCGCGCTGGCCCAGCTCTTGGGCCAGCTCGAACATCCCGGGAATCGGACGGCGCCACAGGTTGCGACGAGGTTGCTCGGACCAGAGCCAGTCTACGGTTGGAGCCAGCGCTGGTTGGGGGCACCCAGCCGACACGAGCAGGCTTCGCATGAAGCTGGACCACGCAGCGAAACCCGTGGCAGCGCTGCGCTTGGCCTCGCCGTAAGCGCTCCAAGCGTCAGCCGCACCAGCGCGCAGGTCAGTTTCCTCCAGACGCAGGTCGCGTTCCTCGAGCCGGTGGACCA
Coding sequences within:
- the proC gene encoding pyrroline-5-carboxylate reductase, whose protein sequence is MNTRRIGFLGAGNMAGALVRGLLNSHDVAGDQIRASDVHKDRLDELAKEHGITVTSDNLALVDWADILVLAVKPQVVDRVLEQIGERVRPDTLVISIAAGVPIQSIESRLHSGVRVVRAMPNTAAIVQAGATGIAPGAHATDEDVELARALFDSVGRTVVLDESLIDAVTGLSGSGPAYIMLMIEALADGGVKVGLHRDTALLLAAQTVYGSAKLLLETGEHPGRLKDMVTSPGGTAIAGLHTLESGGMRRTLIDAVDTATKRAAELGEAMAKKLERAAG
- a CDS encoding HAD family hydrolase, producing MVRLAGAITFDFGQTLAELDYAFLVHRLEERDLRLEETDLRAGAADAWSAYGEAKRSAATGFAAWSSFMRSLLVSAGCPQPALAPTVDWLWSEQPRRNLWRRPIPGMFELAQELGQRGARVGILSNSEGHLAELVEELGKREAFLDITDSGKLGIEKPDPRIFRHAAERLQVEVHQICHIGDSWEADVRGALDAGCRAVYFSPEPPLQPHPDVAWTRDARALRTLLLGP